A DNA window from Ammospiza caudacuta isolate bAmmCau1 chromosome 21, bAmmCau1.pri, whole genome shotgun sequence contains the following coding sequences:
- the OLFM1 gene encoding noelin isoform X2, with translation MQPASKLLTLCFLILMGTELTQVLPTNPEESWQVYSSAQDSEGRCICTVVAPQQTMCSRDARTKQLRQLLEKVQNMSQSIEVLDRRTQRDLQYVEKMENQMRGLESKFKQVEESHKQHLARQFKAIKAKMEELRPLIPVLEEYKADAKLVLQFKEEVQNLTSVLNELQEEIGAYDYEELQNRVSNLEERLRACMQKLACGKLTGISDPITIKTSGSRFGSWMTDPLAPEGENKVWYMDSYHNNRFVREYKSMADFMNTDNFTSHRLPHPWSGTGQVVYNGSIYFNKYQSHIIIRFDLKTETILKTRSLDYAGYNNMYHYAWGGHSDIDLMVDENGLWAVYATNQNAGNIVISKLDPNTLQSLQTWNTSYPKRSAGEAFIICGTLYVTNGYSGGTKVHYAYQTNASTYEYIDIPFQNKYSHISMLDYNPKDRALYAWNNGHQILYNVTLFHVIRSDEL, from the exons GTGTTGCCTACCAACCCAGAGGAAAGCTGGCAGGTGTACAGCTCTGCCCAGGACAGCGAGGGACGTTGTATATGCACAGTGGTGGCACCTCAGCAGACGATGTGCTCGCGTGATGCCAGGACAAAGCAGCTGAGACAACTCCTAGAAAAG GTGCAAAACATGTCCCAGTCGATAGAGGTGTTGGACAGGAGGACTCAGAGAGACCTACAGTACGTGGAGAAGATGGAAAACCAGATGAGGGGACTGGAATCCAAATTTAAGCAAGTGGAAGAGAGCCACAAGCAGCACCTGGCAAGGCAGTTTAAG GCAATAAAAGCGAAAATGGAGGAACTTAGGCCTTTGATACCAGTGTTGGAAGAGTACAAAGCCGATGCCAAATTGGTATTGCAGTTTAAAGAGGAGGTCCAGAATCTGACGTCAGTTCTAAACGAACTCCAGGAGGAGATTGGCGCCTATGACTACGAAGAGCTTCAGAACAGAGTGTCAAATCTTGAAGAAAGGCTTCGTGCATGCATGCAAAAATTAG cctgtgggaagctgacGGGAATAAGTGACCCGATCACAATTAAAACCTCGGGCTCCCGCTTTGGATCGTGGATGACGGATCCTCTGGCTCCTGAGGGGGAGAACAAG GTTTGGTACATGGACAGCTACCACAACAACCGCTTCGTCCGCGAGTACAAATCCATGGCGGATTTCATGAACACCGACAACTTCACCTCGCACCGCCTGCCCCACCCCTGGTCGGGCACAGGCCAGGTGGTCTACAACGGCTCCATCTACTTCAACAAATACCAAAGCCACATCATCATCAGGTTCGACTTGAAGACGGAGACCATCCTCAAGACGCGCAGCCTGGACTACGCCGGCTACAACAACATGTACCACTACGCCTGGGGCGGCCACTCCGACATCGACCTCATGGTGGACGAGAACGGGCTCTGGGCCGTCTACGCCACCAACCAGAACGCCGGCAACATCGTCATCAGCAAGTTGGACCCCAAcaccctgcagagcctgcagacCTGGAACACCAGCTACCCGAAACGCAGCGCCGGCGAGGCCTTCATCATCTGCGGCACGCTCTACGTCACCAACGGCTACTCGGGAGGCACCAAGGTGCACTACGCCTACCAGACCAACGCCTCCACCTACGAGTACATCGACATCCCCTTCCAGAACAAGTACTCCCATATCTCCATGTTGGACTACAACCCCAAGGATCGGGCTCTCTACGCCTGGAACAACGGGCATCAAATCCTCTACAACGTCACCCTCTTCCACGTCATCCGCTCCGACGAGTTGTAG
- the OLFM1 gene encoding noelin isoform X1 has translation MSVPLLKIGVVLSTMAMITNWMSQTLPSLVGLNTTKLTAATGGTLDRSTGVLPTNPEESWQVYSSAQDSEGRCICTVVAPQQTMCSRDARTKQLRQLLEKVQNMSQSIEVLDRRTQRDLQYVEKMENQMRGLESKFKQVEESHKQHLARQFKAIKAKMEELRPLIPVLEEYKADAKLVLQFKEEVQNLTSVLNELQEEIGAYDYEELQNRVSNLEERLRACMQKLACGKLTGISDPITIKTSGSRFGSWMTDPLAPEGENKVWYMDSYHNNRFVREYKSMADFMNTDNFTSHRLPHPWSGTGQVVYNGSIYFNKYQSHIIIRFDLKTETILKTRSLDYAGYNNMYHYAWGGHSDIDLMVDENGLWAVYATNQNAGNIVISKLDPNTLQSLQTWNTSYPKRSAGEAFIICGTLYVTNGYSGGTKVHYAYQTNASTYEYIDIPFQNKYSHISMLDYNPKDRALYAWNNGHQILYNVTLFHVIRSDEL, from the exons atgtctgtgcctttactcAAGATTGGAGTCGTCCTCAGCACCATGGCCATGATCACCAACTGGATGTCGCAGACGCTGCCCTCCCTCGTGGGGCTCAACACCACCAAACTCACGGCGGCCACGGGCGGCACCTTGGACCGCAGCACGGGA GTGTTGCCTACCAACCCAGAGGAAAGCTGGCAGGTGTACAGCTCTGCCCAGGACAGCGAGGGACGTTGTATATGCACAGTGGTGGCACCTCAGCAGACGATGTGCTCGCGTGATGCCAGGACAAAGCAGCTGAGACAACTCCTAGAAAAG GTGCAAAACATGTCCCAGTCGATAGAGGTGTTGGACAGGAGGACTCAGAGAGACCTACAGTACGTGGAGAAGATGGAAAACCAGATGAGGGGACTGGAATCCAAATTTAAGCAAGTGGAAGAGAGCCACAAGCAGCACCTGGCAAGGCAGTTTAAG GCAATAAAAGCGAAAATGGAGGAACTTAGGCCTTTGATACCAGTGTTGGAAGAGTACAAAGCCGATGCCAAATTGGTATTGCAGTTTAAAGAGGAGGTCCAGAATCTGACGTCAGTTCTAAACGAACTCCAGGAGGAGATTGGCGCCTATGACTACGAAGAGCTTCAGAACAGAGTGTCAAATCTTGAAGAAAGGCTTCGTGCATGCATGCAAAAATTAG cctgtgggaagctgacGGGAATAAGTGACCCGATCACAATTAAAACCTCGGGCTCCCGCTTTGGATCGTGGATGACGGATCCTCTGGCTCCTGAGGGGGAGAACAAG GTTTGGTACATGGACAGCTACCACAACAACCGCTTCGTCCGCGAGTACAAATCCATGGCGGATTTCATGAACACCGACAACTTCACCTCGCACCGCCTGCCCCACCCCTGGTCGGGCACAGGCCAGGTGGTCTACAACGGCTCCATCTACTTCAACAAATACCAAAGCCACATCATCATCAGGTTCGACTTGAAGACGGAGACCATCCTCAAGACGCGCAGCCTGGACTACGCCGGCTACAACAACATGTACCACTACGCCTGGGGCGGCCACTCCGACATCGACCTCATGGTGGACGAGAACGGGCTCTGGGCCGTCTACGCCACCAACCAGAACGCCGGCAACATCGTCATCAGCAAGTTGGACCCCAAcaccctgcagagcctgcagacCTGGAACACCAGCTACCCGAAACGCAGCGCCGGCGAGGCCTTCATCATCTGCGGCACGCTCTACGTCACCAACGGCTACTCGGGAGGCACCAAGGTGCACTACGCCTACCAGACCAACGCCTCCACCTACGAGTACATCGACATCCCCTTCCAGAACAAGTACTCCCATATCTCCATGTTGGACTACAACCCCAAGGATCGGGCTCTCTACGCCTGGAACAACGGGCATCAAATCCTCTACAACGTCACCCTCTTCCACGTCATCCGCTCCGACGAGTTGTAG